The genome window ATCGTGGTCGTGGCCGCGTTAATTACTTtggttacttacttacctcAGTATGTTACTTCTTGCATCGTTTGGAATTCCGCTGATTCAGCGTCAGGTGATTCTCATTTCGGTAACAAGATAGATACATATTGGGAACACTTTACGAGGGCACGGGTCCAGCTTCATTTCGGAGGCTCAGAGAGCACAGCTTCTTCTTACGTAGCACACCGGGCAGTGCTTTTCGATAGTTACTTTGATAGATTCGTTGCTGGGATTATTGGTGAGCTAAGATTAAAGGACGAAGGAATGCCGCAGTCTAATTCCAGCCGCATAGGCAGCAAGCAACCCCAGAATGGAGGTATACCTTGCGAATCAGAAAAGGATGCGAGAACAAtagaataatagtaatactaCTAGAGGGGGCAGTGAACGTGTCTCATCTATTCTTACAAATTAACTATCAGAAAGGGTCCGATAttgaaacaaaaaagaaacccttttttctccctcccctaaATCCAGGGATATTTCTCGACAGCAAGCTCGTTCCGGACTTGCTGTGATGGCTGAGAGTTGACGGTTGCCTGGCCGTGAGTGGATCGGCATAAGCTTGGGCCAACACAACGCGACCACCGCCCGACGCCGAGCCGTGGCTTGGACCAgaaagatcatcatcatcactacttCAATTTGGGTTGAGAAATTCAACGTCAGGGATGCATAGGGGGGTACCCTAACAAAGgattggaggatggtgacaGCTAACCTTCGATGTCTCGAAGCAAGCGAGAAAGTAACAGAAGCATTTGTCCCCGCTTCGCTTCTTGTTGCATCATGGACATTCGGTTTCCGAGGGCAGAAAACATGGGGTTCAACGTCGTATACATCATAGTACATCATGGAAAGCCGAGACAACCGTGGGCGGAGTTCCAGCCCATCAGCCACAATCGACTCGAAAtctggttttcttttcctgtaaTCCGAGCTTCTCGAACGTCTCCCACATTATTGATGGATATCGATCTGACATCAGGAACGAGCAGTGAGTTGAGTGGGTGAGTTGAGTGGGTGAGTGAGCCTTGCATTCGTTTGGGGTGCAAGTAAGGATccgtacatacatacccattTTACTTACATACAACAATACAGCattactttctttcctttctttctttacttcTCTCAAACCAAACTCATGATGGGGTTTTTTTTCGTTGACCGCCGCCCGGTCGGCAGCTGCAGGAGCCCAGCCCCATAGCATCACCTGATGTTCAAgctgtttttttcttcttttgctcgTGCCATCCGATGGCACGAATCAGACAGCCACTTCATCTGCAGGGTGGTCCGGGCAATGAGGTCATGCCGCATGCCGTTCCGCTATGATGTTCGTTGTTTAAAATCATTTCAGTTGCTGCCCGCATGCCACTCGTCCGGTGGTCAAATTAACTCTTGGATCGCCTCCAGGGTATACAAGTGGTGTCTGGTCGGGTATTGCTTTCCCTAATGGATGGATAAATTACAGGTGATACGCAGCAATAGTATACTGTGTATATTATAGACTAccactacggagtagttgattctctctctctcgccggAAGATCTGCACTACTAAGGTAGGTAACTCCATCTACTATCACAGTACATAcataagtacttacttagtagtaaAGTATACTTAGCAAGCCAATCACGACACAAATGTCAACACTAGCACTGCCTTGCGCTGCGGTGCACTGGCACTGGGCTTTGTAACAGCCTGATGGATTACTTAcccacatcatcaacccaCCCACAAGGCTTCACTCATTCATGAGTTCTCAACATCTGCAAACATTCTATCTAAACCATCCCAGGTACAACTAATTGTACAACCCAGGATACCTCGTAGATATTTACTCCACAATGCGGCTCAAAGCCAtgctccctctcccctctccccccccccccccattCCACCCCTTTCAACCCGTGAAACGATGAAACATACCTACTGTACTCCCGAAGGAACAGTAGATAAAATGGAATGCTTCTAAGTTCTCACCGGGGAGAAAAATCAAGCCAAAGCGTGGCTAACGGTGGGGAAACGGGGTACGTAGTAGTTGAGAACCGGCATGTTGTTTCAGCCCAATTGATCCGATCGACGAGGATTGGAATGCCAGTGCACCCTTGAGCCTTACCGGCCTTTAGCCTTTCTTtggtatttcttttattttcttttttttttctcggttatacttatatactttttttctaCTTCTCGATGGATAGTGATCTGCCAACCTGCCAGCCTGGCTGGGCTATGCCGAGTCGCAGTGCAGATCAAGGTACGGAGTTACTACGTAGCAGATGACTGGATGAATGATGTCGATCTGCTTTGATCTGGGGAATGCAGGCACAGCCACTGCTTACTCTTTAGTATACCGGTGTCACTGCCACTACTATATGGGGGAGGTGCTAGGTACCAGCGTCTAGTCGATTCTAGGTGGCATTGTTTGCTTTGTTCTGTTTGCTTGTTTAACGCTTGCTCGCTTACTAGTTGCAGTGATGGATCTATATTCGGGGGTATAAGGGACTACTGTATGTATAGtggttatatatagtatcagGTCTTTGTGAATGATATGGGGAAGAATGATTGAATTGGTGGTGCCTAGTATAATTGGTATTGTATGTTGTAGAGTATGTACGGATCCAGTATCTATTGGTAATGGGAGAGGTAGATACCAGGTAGTACTGCTAGTATGTTGCGAGGGTATTTTTGGAATGCTGGTTTATTGATCATGAACAAGAggtgtggtgatggatggggtaTGATGTTGCCTCAGGTTGGAGGGAGGATGTGACTGCCTGAGGTTGCAGTGAATGGTTGTGGGTGCCTTGCTTGGGAGGACGTTTGCAGGGCTGACGATTCTGGGAAGATTTGCTCTAATGGTTGTGTGGGCTGATGTAGTATTCGAGAGATACGATGTACTATCAACTTATCTGAAACCATCCCTTGATTTAATAGATCTATGTACATGTCCCAAATAATGACCTAACAACGCCGAAGATAATACCATTTTAAGCTCTGGTCATCCCGCCAAAAACGCCATTTTTAACAATCATGTGTGAATCGAACCGGCCATCGTGCTCGGCTAATGCTCATGCCCATGAGAGTCTGCCAGCATCTGGAATCCCTTCACCAGCCCCATTGCAGAGCCTGCTGCAACACCTCCGACTAGAACCATCTGCAAGCCGCCAATGACGCCGCGTCTGATGTTCCGATATCCCTTCCATCCGCTCACAAAGCATGTCTTGCCGTATCCGAACAGAAACAGAGCAACGGCCATCGTGGCGATTGACCAGCGCAGAGCAGAGAGAACATCATGAGGCCCAACGAAGAAGTAGGGCAAGAGTGGCACGAAGCCACCGATGAAGTATCCCAGTGCAATGGTCAAGGCGCAGATGAAGGCACGAGAGCCAGAAGGTTCTTGGACGGTGTGATGGAAATTCatgaggaaggaggggaggttaggggatgaggagaggtgTCGCGTGAGCTCTCCCACAAGTTCTGCGGGGAGATCATAGGGCGCAAAGACATCGGAGATCGTCTCGGTCACCGAAGCGGGGTCAGTCAGGATCTCTTGCTTCGTTTCTTTCAGGGTTGCGCGGTAGGACTCCCTGGAGTCCGGTTAGCTTTATCcgcttctttcctcctcttacGTGAAAAATTGGAGAATACTCACTCTTCGCTCTTTGCACCCAAGTAGCCTCCCAGTCCCATGGAGATGGCTCCTGCAATGAGTTCGGCCATGCCGCCAAAAACCACGACCTTGGTGTCTCCCAGAGCAGATAAGCCTGCGGTTAGAGCAAAAGGAACCGTCATGCCGTCGGAGAGACCGATAATAGCGTCGGAGACGATACGTCCGTCAACAATCTTggactccttcttctccgctttTTCCCGGCAGACAGAccgggatgaggaagactcGCTGTCGTCACCATTTCGAAGGGAAACGTGAACCTCTTTTTCCAGATCAGGTTGACTGAATCCCTCTGAAACGGGAGAGTAACTGGAAAGAAGGcctcgaagagaagagatcGACATGTTGACAGAATTGACAGGACTTCGAATGTTGTTTCAACCAaaattgaagaagaggatgaggaggaaacTTTGCTACTGGACTGGCAGGTCACACAGTGGCCACCAGACTAAatcagcagcaagaagaCTAGCCTGAAAATCGGGGATTTCTGCTGAAGAGGACGATTGCTGGGTGAAGAAGTAGTTTTCAGACCAGCTAGATCGGGGAGACAATTGACCTATGGGCTGCAGCAAATAGatcacagcagcaacatcagcATGATCTCAGGTCCAGGAAAGTTTTAGTGATTCTTATTATTCAGTCGGTCTACGGGAGCGTCGGCTACTACATATGAATGAGCTGCATTcaccgaggaagagagacCAGGAAGCGGACGGGAAAAGCACAATGAAGCGACCCCCTCCAGGATGCATCTCGTGCTCCGGTGATAGCCAGCCAGGCTTATCATCTGCCTATGGAGAGAAGCTGACCGACAACGTGCCTGATGGCCTCTCAGTCATCTGCAGTCGCGGGGGTGCGTGAATGCGGCACGTGGGCCTCTGATTGGTTGGGGCAGCCGGGATACTGCAATTAGGGATCCACTTCACTGCGGAGTCCCTGAAGCTTGGGCCGGTAAGGGAAAGCGCCCTTGCCTCGTTGGGCTTAGTGTCACAGTGGGTGTCTCCGCCGCTGAGGGTGACTGTCCAATAAGGGATGCTTATTTCCTAATACAACACTCTTTGTCCCTATCACACTCCACTTCGACTGGCTGATTAGTACAATCGGCTGTCCGGTCCAGCCCCGATTAGTCGGCCAAGTTAAGCTGCAATCGAGAAGCACGGCTGAAGCACGATGCACCGCTTGCATCGACTATCGTCTCCTATCGTCTGCTATCGCATGCACCGGAGGACGCCGACTTCACCGAGTtcacctcttctcccctctccagGAAGTCCTTCGCGTGAGCGGAGACGCTTTCACCTCCCTATTTCGGCTTAATCGACGCAGCTATCTCCGATATACTGCTTCATGACCAATCATTCCAGCAGCTGatcaccatcctccgccgCTGTATAGTCCGAATTGTGCTCGTTGCTCcaattctttcccctcatcccacTGCGGAGTGCATCCGAAGTTGGCATTTTCTTGTGTTGCCTTGCTTGCAACAAAAAGGCTCACGCGAGCAGTCCGTCCGCCTACCACGTGGGATGGGCCATCTCGCGTGCCATTGGACCATGGTTGGCAGTTACGGAGCATCGCGACTCATTCTTTGGCTTCTAGCTGGTTAGTGAACGCAAGATGTCTGCCGCAGTGGATCCCTCATGCGCCGAAGGAGACCCCCATGCATCCGACCAGGCCCGGTTGCGTCCTTCATCATGCAAGGTAGGAAGATAAATATCTCACCGGTCAGCCCCGGTGTCGGTGAGGTGGGATTCTGAAGCTCAGAGGTCTCTCCAAAACAAAGTGGTTGCGGAGCAGTAGTCAACATGAAGCTGAACGTGGCTGCTATCTCGGTCCTGGCCACTGTGGCCTCCGCTCTCCCTCACAAGCGCAATAGCGATCAATGGGGACACATTCGCTCCAATGTGAGTGCGGCTGCCTGTCGAGAAACGATAGTGCCACTGACGTGGACAGATCAAACATGTCATCTACCTGATGATGGAGAATCACTCATTCGACAACATCGCCGGGTACTGGGACTTCCACCCCGACATTGACAACTTGCGCAACATTTCCTACTGCAACGAGTACACCAATCCCAATTGGACGGTCTGGGACGAACCTCTCAATGTCTGCGCTGCGCCATTCGAAACCGAGGTGCCCTTGACCGATCCGGATCACAACTTCGCCGGCGTCACGTATGAAATCTTCCGCAAGTGGTACCCCACCAAGGACGATGTTCCCAACATGGGAGGTTTTATTGAGCGTCAGTCGGAGAAATACGCAGCCAGCCCGGGCGAGTCTAGCTTCGTCATCAAGGCTtatgatgagaagaagacggcaaCTTTAATTGAGATTGCGAAGAACTTTGCCTTCTGGGACAGCTATGTGAGTTGCGAATTGTGTTGGTGATAAGCGCACACTGACCAGACAGTTCGCGGAACACCCTGGCccgaccaacaccaaccGCCAGTTCGCTACTTCGGGATCGACCTGCGGTTTCGTTGACAACACCTACCAGTCCGCCGGATGGTATGCCAACTACACCGGTACGACTTGTGCGACGTCGATCTTCGAGGCTCtcagcaagaagaacatTACCTGGAAGAACGTAAGCGATGTGACACATTGGAAACGGAGCAATGGCTAAGTGACACAGTACTATGAGACGGACATTGTCGATGCCTACATGTACAAGGTGAGTAGGCCAGATTCCACGTCAGTATAGTTCTAACAGGAGCAGTGGGTGCAAGACAATGCGATGGACCGTCTGGTTCACTCCGACCAGTTCTACCGCGATCTCGAGGAGGGAACTCTGCCCCAGTTCTCCTACTATAACCCCGAGTGCTGCACCATTGACTCGATGCACCCGACTAGCAACATGGCCTCGGGTGAGCAGCTGATCAAGCATCTGTACGATGCAGTGCGCAAGTCCAAGTA of Aspergillus luchuensis IFO 4308 DNA, chromosome 7, nearly complete sequence contains these proteins:
- a CDS encoding VIT1/CCC1 transporter family protein (COG:S;~EggNog:ENOG410PHKX;~InterPro:IPR008217;~PFAM:PF01988;~TransMembrane:5 (i64-82o94-116i193-217o229-249i261-283o);~go_function: GO:0005384 - manganese ion transmembrane transporter activity [Evidence IEA];~go_process: GO:0030026 - cellular manganese ion homeostasis [Evidence IEA]) is translated as MSISSLRGLLSSYSPVSEGFSQPDLEKEVHVSLRNGDDSESSSSRSVCREKAEKKESKIVDGRIVSDAIIGLSDGMTVPFALTAGLSALGDTKVVVFGGMAELIAGAISMGLGGYLGAKSEEESYRATLKETKQEILTDPASVTETISDVFAPYDLPAELVGELTRHLSSSPNLPSFLMNFHHTVQEPSGSRAFICALTIALGYFIGGFVPLLPYFFVGPHDVLSALRWSIATMAVALFLFGYGKTCFVSGWKGYRNIRRGVIGGLQMVLVGGVAAGSAMGLVKGFQMLADSHGHEH
- a CDS encoding uncharacterized protein (COG:I;~EggNog:ENOG410Q1PH;~InterPro:IPR017850,IPR007312;~PFAM:PF04185;~SECRETED:SignalP(1-17);~go_function: GO:0003824 - catalytic activity [Evidence IEA];~go_function: GO:0016788 - hydrolase activity, acting on ester bonds [Evidence IEA]), with the protein product MKLNVAAISVLATVASALPHKRNSDQWGHIRSNIKHVIYLMMENHSFDNIAGYWDFHPDIDNLRNISYCNEYTNPNWTVWDEPLNVCAAPFETEVPLTDPDHNFAGVTYEIFRKWYPTKDDVPNMGGFIERQSEKYAASPGESSFVIKAYDEKKTATLIEIAKNFAFWDSYFAEHPGPTNTNRQFATSGSTCGFVDNTYQSAGWYANYTGTTCATSIFEALSKKNITWKNYYETDIVDAYMYKWVQDNAMDRLVHSDQFYRDLEEGTLPQFSYYNPECCTIDSMHPTSNMASGEQLIKHLYDAVRKSKYWDNVLIILNFDEHGGFADHVPTPVNVPQPEDGITFTGMSDGHNVTYDFTRLGVRVPSFVISPYIPANHLIHDQGTMYANNSAYTHTSFLHFLQELWGLEGLNNRVQWAKTFEYIFSSEKRDDTPEKLTTPTWYGSSWEPKPDPYYKLNQDYDYYENLD